In Deinococcus proteolyticus MRP, a single genomic region encodes these proteins:
- a CDS encoding Crp/Fnr family transcriptional regulator, with protein MTPGAFAALPPQALDQLRAVARTGRWGRGGLLFHPEDPAEVLYLLTRGSVRLYSLGAGAREVTLVVHLEGELVGVQALRPGQLYGRYAECADDTEALMFSRETLERLLRDSPEISQALTEQIVAQTAALQGRLAGLVFHEVSQRLARTLLDFAERQGEWDGKQPFALQDRLSHQELAHIVGSTRETITKLLGEFRNRGLLDLGYRRIVLTDREGLLEAGREPLR; from the coding sequence ATGACCCCTGGTGCATTCGCGGCCCTGCCCCCACAGGCCCTGGACCAATTGCGTGCAGTAGCCCGCACTGGGCGCTGGGGAAGAGGCGGCTTGCTGTTTCATCCGGAGGACCCGGCCGAGGTTCTGTATCTGCTGACCCGTGGCAGCGTGCGGCTGTACAGCCTGGGTGCCGGCGCCCGCGAAGTCACGCTGGTGGTGCATCTGGAGGGCGAGCTGGTGGGCGTGCAGGCCCTGCGCCCTGGGCAGCTGTACGGCCGCTACGCCGAGTGCGCCGACGACACCGAAGCCCTGATGTTCAGCCGAGAGACGCTGGAGCGGCTGCTGCGCGACTCGCCCGAAATTTCCCAGGCACTCACCGAGCAGATTGTCGCGCAGACTGCGGCGTTGCAGGGCCGGCTGGCTGGACTGGTCTTTCACGAGGTCTCGCAGCGGCTGGCCCGCACCCTGCTGGACTTTGCCGAGCGCCAGGGCGAATGGGATGGGAAGCAGCCGTTCGCCCTGCAAGACCGGCTCTCGCATCAGGAGCTGGCGCATATCGTGGGCAGTACCCGTGAGACGATTACCAAGCTGCTGGGCGAGTTCCGCAACCGGGGGCTGCTGGACCTGGGCTACCGCCGCATCGTGCTGACCGACCGCGAAGGGCTGCTGGAAGCCGGGCGCGAGCCGCTGCGCTGA
- the bshC gene encoding bacillithiol biosynthesis cysteine-adding enzyme BshC: MAAAYRRGALHDFFSQAQPQGTPREWVRHWAAAGEASTQLGAEQRAALVAALREYHAHLGLLTPATAAALDALAHPAARVVVAGQQAGLLTGPAYAVHKAADAALLARELSREDAPVVGVFWIASQDHDAEEVAWVSLLDLEEQLWREVVDLPAGQPVGRVPWQPEWTAALGRLLEGLAAPEPHRRAVLARLDAAVQPLSDGSAPGWADVFARLMHGLLGQHGLLLLDPLFPPLARLMAPAIARELHGPLEGPARIEAAAERLSALGLTPQLRRPAGATNLFLEGDDGGRRLLRFSGDTFSTDDGRTYTQAELLGLLDRDPSRITPAAGLRPTVQDSLLPNLALILGDGEIAYLAQLAGVYDLHGVQQPVVWPRLSVTWLEPNVARLLRRLGATAAEVQADPQGVLGRSLAAERELSAASQERLAALGREWQALSAELAALDPTLERGSERARQYTERHFAALQQRALAALARQEDTRSGQLSRLQTHLLPHGHPQERELSFLTYLLKHGPVVLDLLLAQQAGAQAEVEIP; encoded by the coding sequence GTGGCTGCTGCCTACCGCCGGGGGGCACTGCACGACTTTTTCAGCCAGGCGCAGCCCCAGGGGACGCCGCGTGAGTGGGTGCGGCACTGGGCCGCTGCCGGCGAGGCCAGCACCCAGCTCGGCGCTGAGCAGCGGGCGGCGCTGGTGGCGGCGCTGCGCGAGTATCACGCCCACTTGGGCCTGCTGACCCCGGCCACGGCTGCCGCGCTGGACGCCCTGGCCCACCCGGCGGCGCGGGTGGTGGTGGCGGGGCAGCAGGCCGGACTGCTGACCGGCCCGGCCTACGCGGTCCACAAGGCCGCCGACGCCGCGCTGCTGGCCCGCGAGCTGAGCCGGGAGGACGCCCCGGTGGTAGGCGTGTTCTGGATTGCCAGCCAGGACCACGACGCCGAAGAAGTGGCCTGGGTCAGCCTGCTGGACCTGGAAGAGCAGCTCTGGCGCGAGGTAGTGGACCTGCCGGCTGGGCAGCCGGTGGGCCGCGTACCCTGGCAGCCGGAGTGGACGGCGGCGCTGGGCCGGCTGCTGGAAGGCTTGGCCGCGCCGGAGCCCCACCGCCGCGCCGTGCTGGCCCGGCTGGACGCCGCTGTGCAGCCGCTGTCAGATGGCAGCGCCCCCGGCTGGGCCGACGTGTTCGCCCGGCTGATGCACGGGCTGCTGGGCCAGCACGGCCTGCTGCTGCTGGACCCGCTGTTCCCGCCACTGGCGCGGCTGATGGCCCCGGCCATTGCCCGCGAACTGCACGGCCCACTGGAAGGCCCCGCACGAATCGAAGCTGCTGCCGAGCGTCTGAGTGCCCTGGGCCTGACCCCGCAGCTGCGCCGCCCGGCAGGCGCCACCAACCTTTTCCTGGAAGGTGACGACGGCGGGCGCCGGCTGCTGCGCTTCAGCGGCGACACGTTCAGCACCGATGACGGCCGCACCTACACCCAGGCCGAGCTGCTCGGTCTCCTGGACCGCGACCCCAGCCGCATCACCCCGGCCGCTGGGCTGCGCCCCACCGTGCAGGACAGCCTGCTGCCCAACCTGGCCCTGATTCTGGGCGACGGTGAAATCGCCTACCTGGCCCAGCTGGCCGGCGTGTACGACCTGCACGGCGTGCAGCAGCCGGTGGTGTGGCCGCGCCTGAGCGTGACCTGGCTGGAGCCCAACGTGGCCCGCCTGCTGCGCCGCTTGGGGGCCACCGCTGCCGAGGTACAGGCCGACCCGCAGGGCGTACTGGGCCGCTCGCTGGCGGCCGAGCGTGAGCTGAGTGCCGCCTCACAGGAGCGGCTGGCGGCGCTGGGGCGCGAGTGGCAGGCCCTCAGCGCCGAGCTGGCCGCGCTGGACCCCACGCTGGAGCGCGGCAGCGAACGTGCCCGTCAGTACACCGAGCGCCATTTCGCTGCCCTGCAGCAGCGGGCACTGGCCGCCCTGGCCCGGCAGGAGGACACCCGCAGCGGCCAGCTTTCGCGGCTGCAAACCCACCTGCTTCCCCACGGCCACCCCCAGGAGCGCGAGCTGAGTTTCCTGACTTACCTGCTCAAGCATGGGCCGGTCGTCCTTGACCTGCTGCTGGCGCAGCAAGCGGGGGCCCAGGCCGAAGTGGAGATTCCGTAG
- a CDS encoding RNA polymerase sigma factor, translated as MDVPASLPADVPADVIGAEQHALLLAGDEQAWFQLIQEHEGRMYGYLYRLEGNSENALDLTQEVFYRAWRSFGTFQPGQRFLPWLYAVARNTQIESHRRKQHARFSLDQAQEEIGFEVPSEARTPVQAAESSDAQDRVQRALMQLPEDYREAVVLRFMEDLPYEEIAQLQGVALGTAKSRVYRAKEQLAELLAGQVN; from the coding sequence ATGGATGTTCCGGCTTCCCTGCCTGCCGATGTGCCTGCCGACGTGATTGGTGCCGAGCAGCACGCCCTGCTGCTGGCAGGCGACGAGCAGGCCTGGTTCCAGCTGATTCAGGAACACGAGGGCCGGATGTACGGGTATCTGTACCGCCTGGAAGGCAACAGCGAGAACGCCCTGGACCTGACGCAGGAGGTGTTTTACCGGGCGTGGCGGTCGTTCGGCACCTTTCAGCCGGGGCAGCGCTTCTTGCCGTGGCTGTACGCCGTGGCCCGCAACACCCAAATCGAGTCGCACCGCCGCAAGCAGCACGCCCGCTTCAGCCTGGACCAGGCGCAGGAGGAAATCGGGTTCGAGGTGCCCAGCGAGGCCCGCACGCCGGTGCAGGCCGCCGAGAGCAGCGATGCCCAGGACCGTGTGCAGCGAGCGCTGATGCAGCTTCCCGAGGATTACCGCGAGGCGGTGGTGCTGCGCTTTATGGAAGACCTGCCCTACGAGGAAATCGCCCAGCTTCAGGGCGTGGCCCTGGGCACCGCCAAAAGCCGGGTATACCGCGCCAAAGAGCAGTTGGCCGAACTGCTGGCCGGGCAAGTGAACTGA
- a CDS encoding LacI family DNA-binding transcriptional regulator, which produces MTSGKGGRGRSGRPTVHTVAKAAGVGVGTVSRVLNNHPSVRGETRERVLAIIEDLNYRPTPQARRPLPSEHPLIGVMVADLYSVWQSRIIRGVETALAGQDYGLMAFALGSPQRAAQVAQPGHPSALAQGLLLCDDAAYRSWTGQERSQPTVRLGAVTEDLDYVAIDNRYGGLIAGEYAATLPGEIVGVWLRGQLKERQATRKGFVEGVESAGRQVIQHIEVEPQDHLHRVAAELLDRLPDRATVMTHGDDLALALITEAQLRGLPVGDDLKVIGYGDHSQAALVGLTTVHQPLEEMATRSTELLLDRIQERHEGAPPREQQFQLLTPRLALRGTA; this is translated from the coding sequence ATGACCTCGGGCAAAGGCGGGCGTGGGCGCAGCGGACGCCCCACGGTCCATACCGTCGCCAAGGCGGCGGGCGTGGGCGTGGGCACGGTGTCACGCGTGCTGAACAATCACCCCTCGGTACGCGGTGAAACCCGCGAACGGGTGCTGGCGATTATCGAGGACCTGAACTACCGGCCCACCCCACAGGCCCGGCGGCCGCTGCCCAGCGAACACCCCCTGATCGGCGTGATGGTGGCCGACCTGTATTCGGTGTGGCAAAGCCGCATTATCCGGGGCGTGGAAACGGCACTTGCCGGGCAGGACTACGGCCTGATGGCCTTCGCGCTGGGCAGCCCACAGCGCGCCGCACAGGTGGCGCAGCCGGGACACCCCAGTGCCCTGGCGCAGGGCCTCCTGCTGTGCGACGACGCGGCCTACCGCAGCTGGACCGGCCAGGAACGCAGCCAGCCGACCGTGCGGCTGGGCGCCGTCACCGAGGACCTGGACTATGTGGCCATAGACAATCGCTACGGTGGCCTGATTGCCGGCGAGTACGCAGCCACGCTCCCCGGCGAAATTGTGGGGGTGTGGCTGCGGGGCCAGCTCAAGGAGCGCCAAGCGACCCGCAAGGGCTTTGTGGAAGGGGTGGAAAGCGCCGGGCGGCAGGTTATTCAGCACATTGAGGTCGAGCCCCAAGACCACCTGCACCGGGTGGCTGCCGAACTGCTGGACCGGCTGCCCGACCGTGCCACCGTCATGACCCACGGGGACGACCTGGCCCTGGCCCTTATTACCGAGGCGCAGCTCCGTGGGCTGCCGGTCGGTGATGACCTGAAAGTGATTGGCTACGGCGACCACTCGCAAGCAGCGCTGGTGGGCCTGACCACCGTGCATCAGCCGCTGGAGGAAATGGCCACGCGCAGCACCGAACTGCTGCTGGACCGCATTCAGGAACGGCACGAAGGTGCGCCGCCCCGCGAGCAGCAGTTCCAGCTGCTGACGCCACGGCTGGCCCTGCGTGGGACCGCCTGA
- a CDS encoding rhodanese-related sulfurtransferase, producing the protein MNRPASDTPAPNTLATDTLATAPASAQDPWVVAALYQFRTLEDPAAVRDRLKAECSRLGLCGTLIVAPEGINGTVAGSRAAITALHALLLDLGFTDMEYKESQAPAQPFKRMKVRLKKEIVTLGVEVRPRDLVGHYLNPEQWNALLDDPDVVLIDTRNRYEYQAGTFRGALDPQTDSFREFPAWLQQHRAELEGKKVAMFCTGGIRCEKSTSLLLQEGFSEVYHLEGGILRYLEEMPQERSRWQGECFVFDERVTVGHGLQPGQAEMCWSCGWPLGDAERADPRFERGVSCPHCAEQTTEAQKAAFRERQRWFDGRTG; encoded by the coding sequence ATGAACCGACCTGCCTCCGATACTCCGGCCCCCAACACTCTGGCAACCGACACTCTGGCAACCGCGCCGGCCTCCGCCCAGGACCCCTGGGTGGTGGCGGCCCTGTACCAGTTCCGCACTTTGGAGGACCCGGCCGCCGTTCGGGACCGGCTGAAGGCCGAGTGCAGCCGCCTGGGCCTGTGCGGCACCCTGATTGTGGCGCCCGAGGGCATCAACGGGACGGTGGCGGGGAGCCGGGCTGCCATCACGGCGCTGCACGCGCTGCTGCTGGACCTGGGCTTCACGGACATGGAATACAAGGAGTCACAGGCCCCCGCGCAGCCCTTCAAGCGCATGAAGGTGCGGCTGAAAAAGGAAATCGTGACCCTGGGCGTAGAGGTGCGTCCCCGCGACCTGGTCGGCCATTACCTGAATCCTGAACAGTGGAACGCCCTGCTGGACGACCCGGACGTGGTGCTGATAGACACCCGCAACCGCTACGAGTACCAGGCCGGCACCTTCCGGGGGGCGCTGGACCCGCAGACCGATTCGTTCCGCGAGTTCCCGGCGTGGCTCCAGCAGCACCGCGCCGAGCTGGAAGGCAAAAAGGTCGCCATGTTCTGCACCGGCGGCATCCGCTGCGAAAAGAGCACCAGCCTGCTGCTGCAAGAAGGCTTCTCGGAGGTGTATCACCTGGAAGGCGGCATTCTGCGGTATCTGGAAGAAATGCCCCAGGAGCGCAGCCGCTGGCAGGGGGAATGCTTCGTGTTCGACGAGCGGGTCACGGTGGGGCACGGGCTACAGCCGGGGCAGGCCGAGATGTGCTGGTCCTGCGGCTGGCCGCTGGGCGACGCCGAACGCGCCGACCCCCGCTTCGAGCGCGGTGTGAGCTGCCCGCACTGCGCGGAGCAGACCACCGAGGCGCAAAAGGCCGCCTTCCGCGAACGCCAGCGCTGGTTCGACGGGAGAACGGGATGA
- a CDS encoding ABC-F family ATP-binding cassette domain-containing protein, whose product MTLLLRAYDLHFAVPERDLLAGTSLELRGGERVALLGRNGAGKTTLLELLSGARRPDSGELWRQPGLQLATLEQHHDFAPGARVGDLLAAAHPYRTLEAEAGALAARLDDPAALERWSEVQAHLQQVQAAAWPARLGRMLAALGLRALPGLEERKARSLSGGEQTRLALALTLAREPELLLLDEPTNHLDIRMREWLEGWLRNFGGGVLLTSHDRDFLDAVATRSLWLAGGELSEYPGGYSRARAQRDLERRSLGRRSRLQEREAGRLTAAAGQLDRWGQRSAAVRSRAGRVAVPGAPLPERQLRMRLLAGDSRARLLAWGEHLSVTYGGRTVLRQARFRLRQGDRVALLGANGTGKSTLLRLLAGEQRPDLPEAGSPEPLLRLAGGVTLAYLDQTWHGLTPGRGLYAQFGERFGDAAAALLGAAGFGAAHWEQTPEQLSGGERSRAGLALVSSLRSDILLLDEPTNHLDIEALQALEAAVKAYSGALVIVTHDRRFAREVATRLWVIEGGELREVSGWGRSDYTDPARTLEGDPPPPLPPPSAPQRMFRLERALLDLQAELDTPWRLTGREEARLRSEAAQLQTELYAAYAEVYGQEVWDAEVPEPPLRVRAVRFETGGMFWAAHQPECPHLAWDGRTLRLSADRDGPLPAHFGEPLLGGALRILFEGWQVGRVQLGEGGPPLSRREWFERLGAAPRRRP is encoded by the coding sequence GTGACTCTGCTTCTCCGCGCCTACGACCTGCACTTTGCTGTGCCGGAGCGCGACCTGCTGGCGGGCACGTCGCTGGAGCTGCGCGGCGGTGAGCGGGTGGCCCTGCTGGGCCGCAACGGCGCGGGCAAGACCACGTTGCTGGAGCTGCTGAGTGGTGCGCGGCGGCCCGACAGCGGCGAGCTGTGGCGGCAGCCAGGGCTGCAGCTGGCCACCCTGGAGCAGCACCACGACTTCGCGCCCGGTGCGCGGGTAGGTGACCTGCTGGCTGCCGCTCACCCCTACCGCACCCTGGAAGCCGAGGCCGGCGCACTGGCGGCCCGGCTGGACGACCCAGCCGCGCTGGAGCGCTGGAGCGAGGTGCAGGCCCACTTGCAGCAGGTGCAGGCGGCCGCCTGGCCTGCCCGGCTGGGGCGCATGCTGGCGGCGCTGGGCCTGCGGGCCTTGCCGGGCCTGGAAGAGCGCAAGGCCCGCTCGCTTTCGGGCGGCGAGCAGACCCGGCTGGCCCTGGCCCTGACGCTGGCCCGCGAGCCGGAGTTGCTGCTGCTCGACGAACCCACCAACCATCTGGACATCCGCATGCGCGAGTGGCTGGAAGGCTGGCTGCGGAATTTTGGCGGCGGCGTGCTGCTCACCAGTCACGACCGCGACTTTCTGGACGCGGTGGCCACCCGCTCGCTGTGGCTGGCCGGCGGCGAGCTGAGCGAGTATCCCGGCGGCTACAGCCGGGCGCGGGCGCAGCGCGACCTTGAGCGCCGCAGTCTGGGCCGCCGCAGCCGCCTGCAGGAGCGCGAGGCCGGCCGCCTGACGGCAGCGGCAGGGCAACTGGACCGCTGGGGCCAGCGCTCGGCGGCGGTGCGCTCACGGGCGGGGCGGGTGGCGGTGCCGGGAGCGCCCCTGCCCGAGCGGCAACTGCGAATGCGGCTGCTGGCCGGCGACAGCCGCGCCCGGTTGCTGGCCTGGGGAGAGCACCTCAGCGTGACCTACGGGGGCCGCACCGTGCTGCGGCAGGCCCGTTTCCGGCTGCGCCAGGGCGACCGGGTGGCCCTGCTGGGCGCCAACGGCACCGGCAAATCCACCCTGCTGCGGCTGCTGGCCGGTGAGCAGCGGCCCGACCTGCCAGAAGCTGGCTCCCCCGAGCCGCTGCTGCGCCTGGCGGGCGGCGTCACGCTGGCCTATCTGGACCAGACCTGGCACGGCCTGACGCCGGGGCGTGGTCTGTACGCCCAGTTCGGGGAACGCTTCGGAGACGCGGCGGCGGCGCTGCTGGGTGCGGCGGGCTTCGGGGCCGCGCACTGGGAGCAGACGCCCGAGCAGCTGTCGGGCGGCGAGCGTTCGCGGGCAGGGCTGGCGCTGGTGAGTAGCCTGCGCTCGGACATTCTGCTGCTGGACGAACCCACCAACCACCTGGATATCGAGGCGCTGCAAGCGCTGGAAGCGGCGGTCAAGGCCTACAGTGGGGCGCTGGTCATCGTGACCCACGACCGGCGCTTTGCCCGCGAGGTGGCGACCCGGCTGTGGGTGATCGAGGGCGGCGAACTGCGCGAGGTCTCCGGCTGGGGCCGCAGCGACTATACGGACCCAGCCCGCACGCTGGAGGGCGACCCCCCGCCTCCGCTCCCGCCGCCTAGCGCCCCCCAGCGGATGTTCCGGCTGGAGCGGGCGCTGCTGGACCTGCAGGCCGAGCTGGATACTCCCTGGCGCCTGACAGGCCGCGAGGAAGCCCGCCTGCGGTCCGAAGCGGCGCAGCTTCAGACCGAACTGTACGCCGCCTACGCCGAGGTGTACGGCCAGGAAGTCTGGGACGCCGAGGTCCCCGAGCCGCCGCTGCGGGTGCGGGCCGTGCGCTTCGAGACGGGCGGGATGTTCTGGGCCGCGCACCAGCCGGAGTGCCCGCATCTGGCCTGGGACGGCCGCACCCTGCGCCTGTCCGCAGATAGGGATGGGCCGCTGCCCGCGCATTTCGGGGAACCGCTGCTCGGCGGAGCGCTGCGGATTCTGTTCGAGGGCTGGCAGGTGGGCCGCGTGCAGCTGGGTGAAGGTGGGCCGCCCCTCAGCCGCCGCGAGTGGTTTGAGCGCCTGGGCGCGGCTCCGCGCCGCCGCCCTTAA
- a CDS encoding IS630 family transposase (programmed frameshift): MEWQPNQYSRAQLEERRLAATEWLQQGSHTHREIAAHFGVSVLTVTSWSARLRKKGSLQATVSSGRPARLTESQHDQLRTLLREGALQHGFPDETWTTKRVAELIGRHFEVWYHHDHVRKILRKLGFSPQMPDGRAAERSELRIASWREQVLPELEKKVAEGATIIYLDEVGFSLKGVRRRTWSPRGVTPLVTLRANWEKLSTIGAITSDGRFFQHTTSGAIRSGEVIRFFGHILRQVQGNIVVVLDNAKIHHAKVTQAFVGTHERLSLIFLPPYAPELNPIELVWAYVKRNVLGNFCAHSIRALKKRLVTAWQRVRYIHLPRQLMDANLRRYQ, encoded by the exons GTGGAATGGCAACCGAACCAATATTCTCGTGCCCAACTTGAGGAGCGGCGTCTGGCTGCTACCGAGTGGCTGCAGCAAGGCAGCCACACACACCGCGAAATCGCTGCTCACTTCGGCGTCTCCGTGCTCACGGTGACTTCTTGGAGTGCTCGGCTCAGAAAGAAGGGAAGCTTGCAAGCGACGGTCAGCTCTGGTCGTCCTGCTCGGCTGACTGAGTCTCAGCACGACCAGCTTCGCACCCTCCTGCGGGAGGGTGCTCTGCAGCATGGGTTTCCTGACGAAACTTGGACGACAAAACGTGTGGCAGAGCTGATCGGGCGGCACTTCGAGGTGTGGTACCACCATGATCACGTCCGTAAAATCCTACGAAAGTTGGGGTTCAGCCCACAGATGCCAGATGGGCGGGCTGCTGAGCGGAGCGAACTTCGGATTGCATCCTGGCGGGAACAGGTGCTCCCGGAGTTGGAA AAAAAGGTCGCTGAGGGAGCCACAATCATCTATCTGGATGAGGTCGGATTCTCGTTGAAAGGCGTGCGAAGGCGAACGTGGTCCCCCAGGGGCGTGACGCCCCTGGTCACGCTCAGAGCGAACTGGGAGAAGCTTTCGACGATTGGGGCGATCACTTCAGATGGACGATTCTTCCAGCACACAACATCCGGAGCGATCCGCAGTGGAGAGGTCATCCGATTCTTTGGGCACATCCTGCGCCAAGTTCAGGGGAACATCGTCGTGGTGCTGGACAATGCGAAAATTCATCACGCGAAAGTAACCCAGGCGTTCGTGGGAACCCACGAACGCCTCTCTCTGATCTTTCTGCCTCCGTATGCTCCAGAGTTGAACCCGATCGAGTTGGTGTGGGCCTACGTCAAGCGCAATGTGTTGGGGAACTTTTGTGCCCACTCCATCAGAGCGCTGAAAAAGAGGCTTGTCACCGCCTGGCAGCGGGTCCGCTATATTCACCTGCCCCGTCAGCTTATGGACGCCAACTTACGCCGCTATCAATAG
- a CDS encoding IS5 family transposase encodes MTRRAYRSDLDDETYLFILPYFLLRPEDAAQRIYPIREVLNSLFWIARTGSPWEYLPHDFPPYKIVHQQALRWFEHGCFENLVHDLRMMDRAAVGRDAVPSVAIIDSRTLQSTPESGHRSGYDGAKKRNGSKVHAAVDTLGHVIALLVTSADEQDREQVYDLCHQIQTVTGDCVDVVLADGGYTGEQAEIDAALLDIELVVVKRPAGASGFVLLPKRWIVERNFAWAARFRRLGRDLERLPSTLLGFHWLAFAILSLQKLVA; translated from the coding sequence ATGACACGCCGAGCCTATCGCAGCGACCTTGACGATGAAACCTACTTGTTCATCCTGCCCTACTTTCTACTGAGGCCCGAAGATGCGGCGCAGCGGATCTATCCCATCAGAGAAGTCCTCAATAGCCTCTTCTGGATTGCCCGGACGGGAAGTCCCTGGGAATATCTCCCACACGACTTCCCACCCTATAAAATTGTTCACCAGCAAGCGCTGCGCTGGTTCGAGCACGGCTGCTTCGAGAATCTGGTCCATGACTTGAGGATGATGGACCGTGCAGCAGTTGGACGGGACGCTGTCCCGTCCGTCGCCATCATTGACAGTCGAACCCTGCAAAGTACACCTGAAAGTGGTCACCGATCAGGCTATGACGGCGCGAAAAAGCGGAATGGCAGCAAGGTGCATGCGGCGGTGGACACTCTGGGCCATGTCATTGCTCTGCTGGTCACCTCCGCAGATGAACAAGACCGCGAACAGGTCTACGATCTATGTCACCAGATTCAGACTGTCACTGGTGACTGTGTTGATGTCGTGCTGGCAGATGGTGGCTACACCGGGGAACAGGCAGAGATTGACGCTGCACTGCTGGATATTGAGCTGGTCGTTGTGAAACGACCAGCTGGAGCATCGGGATTTGTCCTGCTTCCCAAGCGCTGGATCGTAGAACGAAATTTTGCTTGGGCCGCCCGTTTCCGCCGCTTAGGACGTGATTTGGAGCGGTTGCCTTCTACCTTGCTTGGCTTTCACTGGCTGGCCTTCGCTATTCTGTCTCTACAGAAATTGGTTGCCTAG
- a CDS encoding cation:proton antiporter has translation MQIDFAHALEHAVVVLPVIVALGIAAQILASRLKIPAILPLLLTGFLVGPLLHFISPGTVLGSGLQTLTSLAVAVILFEGGLTLKFSDIAGHGRAVTRLISVGALVTWVLAAAGAHFITGLNWGVAALFGALVIVTGPTVIAPLLQNVRPNARVGGVLRWEGILIDPVGVLAAAIAFEWVRSASGGEALTATLVHLAGYVGVGTLFGAVMGLALVWALRREVIPDHLVNPAVLAWVLLAFGLTDIFVPESGLLAVTIMGMMAANMNVPRLNELLHFKEEVVVILLSTIFVALAANVPEASLRAVFQPGPLLLLLFMLLVVRPASVFISTVGSNLSVKERAFISYIGPRGIVAAAVSALFASRLTELGVAGGDQLLTLVFTVIVGTVVLASLTAKPVARALGVAEAEPDGFLVVGAHPWAREIAQALQAEEVGVILADTNRANVTQAKVDGLAAHYGSLLSEAADRLPLEGIGNLLALTPSDEANTLSARKYEKAFGRTHAFQLQPGGENRRTQMKDGYTATSAFAGAPTFTQLQELYEAGARVKRTRLTDSYGLAEYLRDLPENAVLLLHGREGRFQVATALPDAAPAGSVMVALVPPAGTPDQLPGTDTGGEQSGAVSPQDYTTNVADPERMER, from the coding sequence ATGCAGATTGATTTCGCACATGCTCTGGAGCACGCGGTGGTGGTGCTGCCGGTCATCGTGGCGCTGGGCATCGCCGCCCAGATTCTGGCCTCGCGGCTGAAAATCCCCGCCATCTTGCCGCTGCTGCTGACCGGCTTTCTGGTCGGGCCGCTGCTGCACTTCATCAGCCCCGGCACCGTGCTGGGGTCGGGCCTGCAAACCCTGACCTCGCTGGCGGTGGCCGTGATTCTGTTCGAGGGCGGCCTGACGCTGAAGTTCAGCGACATCGCCGGGCATGGGCGGGCCGTGACCCGCCTGATTTCGGTGGGCGCCCTGGTGACCTGGGTGCTGGCCGCCGCCGGAGCGCACTTCATCACCGGACTGAACTGGGGCGTGGCCGCGCTGTTCGGGGCGCTGGTCATCGTGACCGGCCCGACGGTGATTGCCCCGCTGCTGCAAAACGTGCGCCCCAATGCCCGCGTGGGCGGCGTGCTGCGCTGGGAAGGCATCCTGATTGACCCGGTGGGCGTGCTGGCTGCCGCCATCGCCTTCGAGTGGGTGCGCTCGGCCAGCGGCGGCGAGGCGCTGACTGCCACACTGGTTCACCTGGCCGGGTACGTCGGTGTGGGCACACTGTTCGGGGCCGTGATGGGCCTGGCGCTGGTCTGGGCACTGCGGCGCGAGGTCATTCCCGATCATCTGGTCAACCCGGCGGTGCTGGCCTGGGTGCTGCTGGCCTTTGGCCTGACCGACATCTTCGTGCCGGAATCGGGCCTGCTGGCCGTGACCATCATGGGCATGATGGCGGCCAACATGAACGTGCCGCGCCTGAACGAACTGCTGCACTTCAAAGAAGAGGTAGTGGTGATTCTGCTGAGCACCATCTTTGTGGCGCTGGCCGCCAACGTGCCGGAAGCGTCGCTGCGGGCCGTGTTCCAGCCGGGGCCGCTGCTGCTGCTGCTGTTCATGCTGCTGGTAGTGCGCCCGGCCAGCGTCTTTATCAGCACAGTCGGGAGTAACCTCAGCGTAAAGGAGCGGGCCTTTATCAGCTACATCGGACCACGCGGGATTGTGGCCGCCGCCGTCAGTGCGCTGTTTGCCAGCCGCCTGACCGAGTTGGGCGTAGCGGGCGGCGACCAACTGCTGACCCTGGTGTTCACCGTGATTGTGGGGACAGTGGTGCTGGCTAGCCTGACCGCCAAGCCAGTGGCCCGCGCCCTGGGCGTGGCCGAAGCCGAGCCGGACGGCTTTCTGGTGGTGGGCGCCCACCCCTGGGCACGCGAGATTGCCCAGGCCCTGCAAGCCGAGGAGGTCGGCGTGATTCTGGCCGACACCAACCGCGCCAACGTGACCCAGGCCAAGGTGGACGGCCTGGCCGCGCACTACGGCAGCCTGCTGAGTGAAGCGGCGGACCGCTTGCCGCTGGAAGGCATCGGCAACCTGCTGGCGCTGACCCCCAGCGACGAGGCCAATACCCTCAGCGCCCGCAAGTACGAAAAGGCGTTCGGGCGCACCCACGCTTTTCAGCTGCAGCCGGGCGGCGAAAACCGCCGCACCCAGATGAAAGATGGCTACACCGCGACCAGCGCTTTTGCCGGGGCACCGACATTCACGCAGTTGCAGGAGCTGTACGAGGCAGGCGCACGGGTCAAGCGTACCCGCCTGACCGACAGTTACGGTCTGGCCGAGTACCTGCGCGACCTGCCGGAAAACGCTGTGCTGCTGCTGCATGGGCGCGAAGGCCGCTTTCAGGTGGCAACGGCCCTCCCCGACGCGGCCCCCGCGGGCAGCGTGATGGTGGCCCTGGTGCCGCCCGCAGGCACGCCTGACCAGCTGCCGGGGACGGACACGGGAGGAGAGCAAAGCGGCGCGGTCAGCCCGCAGGACTACACCACCAACGTGGCCGACCCGGAGAGAATGGAGCGCTAA